One part of the Thermodesulfovibrio sp. 3462-1 genome encodes these proteins:
- a CDS encoding ATP-binding protein, with protein MKQILVISGKGGTGKTFFTGCLATALHNKVLVDCDVDAANLHLLLHPQIKQAHDFIGGKIALIDKTKCIQCGVCKEVCKFDAIDNDFQVEELSCEGCTICSYVCPEKAILLKDRVSGQYFVSETKYGTLVHAQLGIAQENSGKLVTKLRELAKEIAQIEKAEYIVIDGPPGVGCPVMASMTGVDLAIAVTEPTLSGMHDLKRLIELAKHFKVPVKVVINKYDLNDEMSSQMVKELEHLGIEVCGKIPFSEEILASVKACKPFLEFAKNSLASEIAGLIDKII; from the coding sequence ATGAAACAGATTTTGGTAATAAGTGGAAAAGGTGGAACAGGGAAGACATTTTTTACAGGATGTCTTGCAACTGCTTTACATAATAAAGTTTTAGTAGACTGCGATGTAGATGCTGCAAATCTTCATTTACTTTTACATCCGCAAATAAAACAAGCTCATGATTTCATAGGAGGAAAGATTGCCCTGATAGATAAGACTAAATGTATTCAGTGTGGAGTATGTAAAGAAGTTTGTAAATTTGACGCAATAGACAATGATTTTCAAGTTGAGGAACTTTCCTGTGAGGGTTGCACAATCTGTAGCTATGTATGTCCTGAAAAAGCCATACTCCTTAAGGACAGAGTTTCAGGTCAGTATTTTGTATCTGAAACAAAATATGGCACCCTTGTTCATGCTCAGCTTGGCATAGCACAGGAAAATTCAGGGAAGCTTGTTACAAAGCTTAGAGAGCTTGCAAAAGAGATTGCGCAGATAGAAAAAGCTGAGTATATAGTAATTGATGGACCTCCTGGGGTTGGCTGTCCTGTTATGGCTTCAATGACAGGTGTTGATCTTGCTATTGCAGTAACAGAGCCAACCCTCTCAGGAATGCATGATCTTAAAAGATTGATAGAGCTTGCAAAGCATTTTAAGGTGCCTGTTAAGGTTGTTATAAATAAATATGATTTGAATGATGAAATGAGTTCACAGATGGTTAAAGAGCTTGAACATTTAGGCATTGAAGTTTGTGGCAAAATTCCATTTTCAGAAGAAATTTTAGCTTCAGTGAAAGCATGCAAACCTTTTTTAGAGTTCGCAAAAAACAGTTTAGCCAGTGAGATTGCGGGACTGATAGATAAAATTATTTAA
- a CDS encoding cytochrome B, with translation MSKPKVAFFDFACCEGCQLQVANIGEPLIDVLDIVQVVEFREVMSEKWDGEFDVAFVEGSITDEHAVQRVKKIRERSKILVALGSCATIGGINGMKNSFQLEEVGKYVYGESYKFFPTIHTKAVHQVVKVDYFINGCPIYQPEFLTVVKCILQGIPYYVPEYPVCVECKLNENICMYDRGLTCMGPVTKAGCNSWCINNGNICYGCRGLTINPNIEGFKEVLKKYNIPEDFLIKKIEMYNKCKELDKS, from the coding sequence ATGAGTAAACCAAAAGTTGCATTTTTTGATTTTGCCTGCTGTGAAGGATGTCAGCTTCAGGTGGCAAACATAGGTGAACCACTGATTGATGTTCTTGATATTGTCCAAGTTGTTGAATTCAGAGAAGTAATGTCTGAAAAGTGGGATGGAGAGTTTGATGTAGCCTTTGTTGAAGGAAGCATTACAGATGAACATGCTGTGCAGAGAGTTAAAAAAATAAGAGAGCGCAGCAAAATTCTTGTTGCTCTCGGCTCCTGTGCCACAATTGGTGGTATTAATGGAATGAAAAACTCCTTTCAGCTTGAAGAAGTGGGTAAATATGTTTATGGTGAGTCATATAAATTTTTCCCTACCATTCATACAAAAGCTGTGCATCAGGTTGTAAAGGTAGATTATTTTATTAATGGATGTCCCATTTACCAGCCAGAATTTCTTACTGTTGTTAAATGCATACTTCAGGGAATACCCTATTATGTGCCTGAGTATCCTGTTTGCGTTGAATGCAAACTAAATGAAAATATCTGCATGTATGATAGAGGACTTACCTGTATGGGACCTGTTACAAAGGCAGGATGTAACTCATGGTGTATTAATAATGGCAATATCTGCTATGGTTGTAGAGGACTTACAATTAATCCAAATATAGAGGGTTTCAAAGAAGTTCTTAAAAAATACAATATACCTGAAGATTTTTTAATAAAAAAAATAGAGATGTATAACAAGTGCAAGGAGCTTGATAAATCGTGA
- a CDS encoding Ni/Fe hydrogenase subunit alpha: MTQNISINVNYLTRVEGHGNIVVEVKDGKLEICRLEIVESPRFFEAFLRGRSIYEAPHITCRICGICSCAHTLASIQAAEDALGIKPTEQTTLLRKLLLHYEQLDSHILHIYLLVAPDLVGVPSFVPLIKSNPDFVRRALRMKRLCNELCDILVGRHVHPISAVIGGFTKLPNPGDLEEMHKRLLELKHDVEATVELFSKLTFPEFERDTEYVALINDEDEYPLLYGDIGSTDGYRVSKYEYKNVTNEFIVPYATAKRTRWHRESYAVGALARFNLNHEKLHPKAKQAATVLNLKPKCINPYFNTVAQIVECVHCVEDAIRIVELLWQKGINYDEIIVPDINELGKLPQRAGEGVGVVEAPRGLLIHHYECDERGIFRNANCVIPTNQNTHNIELDMLKLVPEIINQSQEEITLALEMLVRAYDPCISCSVHMVKVNFK; the protein is encoded by the coding sequence GTGACTCAAAACATTAGTATTAATGTTAATTATCTAACCCGTGTTGAAGGACACGGAAACATTGTAGTTGAAGTTAAAGATGGAAAGCTCGAAATTTGCCGACTTGAAATCGTTGAGTCTCCAAGATTTTTTGAGGCATTCCTGAGAGGTCGTTCGATTTATGAAGCACCTCACATAACCTGTAGAATCTGTGGAATCTGTTCCTGTGCACACACTCTTGCATCAATTCAGGCAGCTGAGGACGCCTTGGGAATAAAACCAACTGAGCAAACCACACTTTTAAGAAAGCTTCTACTTCATTATGAACAGCTTGACAGTCACATTCTTCATATATATCTTCTCGTTGCTCCAGACCTTGTTGGTGTTCCAAGTTTTGTTCCTCTTATAAAATCTAACCCTGATTTTGTAAGAAGAGCACTTAGAATGAAAAGGCTCTGCAATGAACTGTGTGACATACTTGTTGGAAGGCATGTTCATCCAATCAGTGCGGTTATTGGTGGATTTACAAAACTTCCAAACCCAGGTGATCTTGAAGAGATGCATAAAAGGCTTCTGGAGCTAAAGCACGATGTGGAGGCTACTGTTGAACTTTTCAGTAAACTCACTTTCCCAGAGTTTGAAAGAGACACAGAGTATGTAGCACTTATTAACGATGAAGATGAGTATCCACTGCTATACGGAGATATTGGTTCAACAGATGGATACAGAGTGAGCAAATATGAATATAAAAATGTTACAAATGAATTCATTGTTCCCTATGCAACTGCTAAAAGAACTCGTTGGCATAGAGAGTCATATGCTGTGGGAGCACTTGCGAGATTTAATCTAAATCATGAAAAGCTTCATCCAAAAGCAAAGCAAGCAGCCACGGTTTTGAATCTGAAACCAAAATGCATAAATCCCTATTTTAATACCGTAGCTCAGATTGTTGAGTGTGTTCATTGTGTTGAAGATGCCATAAGAATTGTAGAGCTTCTTTGGCAAAAGGGAATAAACTATGATGAGATAATTGTTCCTGATATAAATGAGCTTGGTAAACTTCCACAGCGTGCTGGAGAAGGAGTTGGTGTTGTTGAAGCTCCACGTGGATTGTTGATTCATCACTATGAGTGCGATGAAAGAGGAATATTTAGAAATGCAAACTGTGTTATTCCCACAAATCAAAATACACACAACATAGAGCTTGACATGTTAAAGCTCGTTCCAGAAATCATAAACCAGTCTCAAGAAGAGATAACACTTGCCCTTGAAATGCTTGTAAGAGCTTATGACCCTTGCATCTCTTGCTCAGTTCACATGGTTAAGGTTAATTTTAAATAA
- a CDS encoding ATP-binding protein — translation MVISVASGKGGTGKTTIAVSLALSIENSQIIDCDVEEPNARLFLNPEIKQKIEVTSVIPKVDKEKCNLCGYCSNVCAYNALSVIKLDSSGDVILFPQLCHGCEGCILLCPEKAMQKDYRTIGEITVGSRENVEFIEGKLNISEVLAPKIIEEAKKFIKPDKITIIDAPPGTSCPAVAAVKGSDFCILVTEPTPFGLHDLELAYEATRALKIKSGVIINKSGDDQLIEEFCRKNKIHVLLKIPFNREIAETYSKGIPLVKAMPQYKEIFQKIYKDIKENL, via the coding sequence ATGGTAATTTCAGTGGCAAGTGGAAAAGGTGGAACAGGAAAGACAACAATTGCTGTATCTTTGGCATTAAGTATTGAAAACTCTCAGATAATTGATTGTGATGTTGAAGAACCAAATGCGAGGCTTTTTTTAAATCCAGAAATAAAACAAAAGATTGAGGTAACCTCTGTTATTCCTAAGGTTGATAAAGAAAAATGTAATCTTTGTGGCTACTGTAGCAACGTCTGTGCTTACAATGCCTTAAGCGTGATTAAACTTGACAGCTCAGGTGATGTTATTTTATTTCCTCAACTGTGTCATGGATGTGAAGGATGTATTTTGCTATGTCCTGAAAAAGCAATGCAAAAAGACTATAGAACAATCGGAGAAATCACAGTGGGCAGCAGAGAAAATGTTGAATTTATTGAGGGAAAGCTTAATATTTCAGAAGTTCTTGCCCCTAAGATAATTGAAGAAGCAAAGAAATTTATAAAGCCAGATAAAATTACAATAATTGATGCACCTCCAGGAACATCATGCCCTGCTGTAGCAGCTGTTAAAGGCTCTGATTTTTGTATTCTTGTTACAGAGCCAACTCCTTTTGGGCTCCATGATCTTGAGCTTGCCTACGAGGCAACCAGAGCTTTAAAGATTAAATCAGGCGTTATTATAAATAAAAGTGGAGATGATCAGCTTATAGAAGAATTTTGCAGAAAAAATAAAATCCATGTTTTACTGAAGATTCCTTTTAACAGAGAAATAGCAGAAACTTATTCAAAAGGCATTCCCCTTGTAAAAGCAATGCCTCAATATAAAGAGATTTTTCAGAAAATTTATAAAGATATAAAGGAAAACCTATGA